A part of Haloarchaeobius sp. HME9146 genomic DNA contains:
- a CDS encoding magnesium transporter, whose amino-acid sequence MPEQWTVRDISRAMLPLLLALSTVEIASGLVLGSIEDTLLAKPSLLVLVPVTIGTAGNLGSILAARLSTAVHLGTVEFDPTDDTLAGNAIATVALALSVFPGVGLGAWVLTELTVGAVLGPLDVVFVAFSSGAVLAVLAIVVTLTATYAAYRLGLDPDDVVIPVVTNTCDVLGVLVLFAVVSLLL is encoded by the coding sequence ATGCCGGAGCAATGGACCGTCCGGGACATCTCGCGGGCGATGCTCCCGCTGTTGCTCGCGCTCTCGACGGTGGAGATCGCCTCCGGACTCGTGCTGGGGAGCATCGAGGACACACTGCTGGCGAAACCCTCGTTACTGGTGCTGGTGCCCGTGACCATCGGGACCGCCGGGAACCTGGGCTCCATCCTCGCGGCCCGGCTCTCGACGGCGGTCCACCTCGGGACCGTCGAGTTCGACCCGACCGACGACACCCTCGCGGGCAACGCCATCGCCACCGTCGCCCTCGCGCTGTCGGTGTTCCCGGGCGTCGGGCTGGGTGCCTGGGTCCTCACGGAGCTCACGGTCGGGGCGGTCCTCGGGCCGCTCGACGTGGTGTTCGTCGCGTTCAGCTCCGGGGCGGTGCTGGCAGTCCTGGCCATCGTCGTCACGCTGACGGCGACCTACGCGGCCTACCGGCTCGGGCTGGACCCCGACGACGTGGTCATCCCGGTCGTCACGAACACCTGTGACGTGCTCGGCGTCCTCGTCCTGTTTGCCGTGGTCAGTCTCCTCCTCTAG
- a CDS encoding magnesium transporter encodes MSVREVALEAYREAVPALAASVVGGLFAGVVLGGMRGELEAVKGLLVLVPALLATRGNVFGSLGARLSTGLHQGLLEPYVDLSNDRLRGAIAAALSNGIFVSLFAATAVFVVLNLLSAPVAPLPTLLAIAVLAGLFSGIALTVAVVGVVFLGFRRGHNPDTLVGPLVTTTGDVFGVAFLLLAVRIVLGLGGG; translated from the coding sequence ATGAGTGTCCGCGAGGTCGCGCTGGAAGCCTACCGCGAGGCGGTGCCCGCACTCGCCGCCAGCGTGGTCGGTGGGCTGTTCGCGGGCGTCGTGCTGGGCGGGATGCGCGGCGAACTCGAAGCCGTGAAGGGGCTGCTCGTGCTCGTCCCGGCGCTGCTGGCGACCCGCGGGAACGTGTTCGGCTCGCTCGGGGCGCGCCTCTCGACCGGGCTCCACCAGGGGTTGCTCGAACCCTACGTCGACCTCTCGAACGACCGGCTTCGCGGGGCCATCGCGGCCGCGCTCTCGAACGGTATCTTCGTCAGCCTGTTCGCCGCGACCGCGGTGTTCGTCGTCCTGAACCTGCTCTCTGCACCGGTCGCGCCACTTCCCACGCTATTGGCCATCGCCGTGCTCGCGGGGCTGTTCTCCGGTATCGCACTGACCGTGGCGGTCGTCGGCGTCGTCTTCCTCGGCTTCCGCCGGGGCCACAACCCGGACACGCTCGTCGGCCCGCTCGTGACGACCACGGGTGACGTCTTCGGCGTCGCCTTCCTCCTGCTCGCGGTCCGCATCGTGCTCGGATTGGGAGGGGGATAG
- a CDS encoding NUDIX domain-containing protein: MDAADRRAIADTLRERALGMREDACKRFDDAPELEPLVTEPAYYQPDSFPESVEEQLDRLAGSAGIVVVDDGRVLCTEIGYKDGWMTPGGAQDPGETLAETAVRETYEETNIEAEITGVFYHRDFAIDYGHDELIRIPLVVYTGRKVGGRRAAPAHKVPSGEPEITDVDWFGPEELPENLTDRERIRELLDGS, from the coding sequence ATGGACGCTGCCGACCGCCGCGCCATCGCGGACACCCTCCGAGAACGCGCGCTGGGCATGCGCGAGGACGCCTGTAAGCGGTTCGACGACGCGCCCGAACTGGAGCCCCTCGTGACGGAACCGGCGTACTACCAGCCCGACTCCTTTCCCGAATCCGTCGAGGAGCAACTGGACCGGCTCGCGGGCTCTGCAGGTATCGTCGTCGTCGACGACGGACGTGTGCTCTGCACCGAAATCGGCTACAAGGATGGCTGGATGACCCCCGGCGGGGCGCAGGACCCCGGCGAGACGCTGGCCGAGACCGCAGTTCGAGAGACGTACGAGGAGACGAACATCGAGGCCGAGATTACCGGGGTGTTCTACCACCGCGACTTCGCCATCGACTACGGCCACGACGAGTTGATTCGGATTCCGCTGGTGGTCTACACCGGCCGGAAGGTCGGCGGGCGGCGGGCTGCCCCGGCGCACAAGGTGCCCAGTGGCGAACCCGAGATTACGGACGTGGACTGGTTCGGCCCCGAGGAGTTGCCCGAGAATCTGACGGACAGGGAGCGGATTCGGGAGCTGCTGGACGGGTCGTAG
- the surE gene encoding 5'/3'-nucleotidase SurE → MRDLDILLTNDDGITGEGLAAIRRELTELGDVTVVAPADNQSGVGRKRTTYTTRTEHEWGYAIAGTPADCVAYGLRGLDREFDLVVSGINHGPNMGAYVLGRSGTVGAAMEAAFLGTPAVATSAYHNVEFYTHPPEEYDFSTPARITRALIEDCLDADVFEAVDILNVNGPVDATDPRLRVTHPHGDFDVRVEHNSVDPEDEDLPVEVGEDGELIALRDKFWPHVEGYENPFPDMDEVRERYPVGSDRRAVADGEVSVSPLTAPREATHHEKLDAIVERLNLT, encoded by the coding sequence GTGCGCGACCTCGACATCCTCCTGACGAACGACGACGGCATCACGGGCGAGGGGCTGGCCGCCATCCGCCGCGAACTGACCGAACTCGGCGACGTGACCGTCGTCGCCCCGGCTGACAACCAGTCCGGCGTCGGCCGGAAGCGGACGACCTACACCACCCGGACCGAGCACGAGTGGGGCTACGCCATCGCGGGCACCCCGGCGGACTGCGTGGCCTACGGCCTGCGCGGCCTGGACAGAGAGTTCGACCTCGTCGTCTCCGGCATCAACCACGGCCCGAACATGGGCGCGTACGTCCTCGGGCGCTCGGGGACCGTCGGCGCGGCGATGGAGGCCGCCTTCCTCGGGACCCCCGCGGTGGCCACCTCGGCCTACCACAACGTCGAGTTCTACACGCACCCGCCCGAGGAGTACGACTTCTCCACGCCGGCGCGCATCACCCGCGCCCTCATCGAGGACTGCCTCGACGCCGACGTGTTCGAGGCGGTCGACATCCTCAACGTGAACGGGCCGGTCGACGCGACCGACCCTCGTCTCCGGGTCACGCATCCCCACGGCGACTTCGACGTTCGGGTCGAACACAACTCGGTGGACCCCGAGGACGAGGATTTGCCCGTGGAAGTGGGTGAAGACGGCGAACTCATCGCCCTGCGCGATAAGTTCTGGCCCCACGTCGAGGGCTACGAGAACCCGTTCCCGGACATGGACGAGGTGCGCGAGCGCTACCCGGTCGGAAGCGACCGCCGGGCCGTCGCGGACGGCGAGGTGAGCGTCTCGCCCCTGACCGCACCCCGGGAGGCGACGCACCACGAGAAACTGGACGCCATCGTCGAGCGACTGAACCTCACCTGA
- a CDS encoding ABC transporter substrate-binding protein produces MDRRTFLKIGGAGSLAATAGCLGLGGGGGGGPITFGQPAAQTGQWDFLQPGVSKATDVAVQLINDAGGPLGRELVLERSDTSVNPQQARTVVTQLTENEDAIALLGLFSSELEPLFDFLQEQQTPVVTPWPGSNFLDTRGGDHGTPEDVSDDGWIWRTVISDTVHTAGAALRALDQGHDTVGVINGTTSGARSWANGFISAYEGNGGTIAEQVEVAQGESNYQSALERLFQADFSAFAVSLPLEDAITLLSDWSDGGYGRQPILSDPLAQNDLPDQVGSALNGAWAASPGESGPNYGAFESAYNSGEGNAEINAWTPPAWDATMVTALAVERAGEATAEAIEQNIGPVSRGPGTEVATFAEGKEALDNGDEITYMGAATPVTFTQFGNVVGSVVINEVQNGQFTQVETIPADDLREFVPEGEY; encoded by the coding sequence GTGGACCGGAGAACCTTCCTGAAGATCGGCGGTGCGGGCAGTCTCGCGGCGACTGCTGGATGTCTCGGACTCGGTGGCGGCGGTGGAGGTGGGCCGATCACCTTTGGACAGCCAGCGGCCCAGACCGGCCAGTGGGACTTCCTGCAGCCCGGCGTCTCGAAGGCGACCGACGTCGCAGTACAGCTCATCAACGACGCGGGCGGCCCACTCGGCCGTGAACTCGTCCTCGAACGCTCGGACACCTCGGTGAACCCACAGCAGGCACGCACCGTCGTCACGCAGCTCACGGAGAACGAGGACGCCATCGCGTTGCTCGGGCTGTTCTCCAGCGAACTCGAACCGCTGTTCGACTTCCTGCAGGAGCAGCAGACGCCGGTCGTCACGCCGTGGCCGGGCTCGAACTTCCTCGACACCCGTGGCGGCGACCACGGCACGCCCGAGGACGTGAGCGACGACGGGTGGATCTGGCGGACGGTCATCAGTGACACCGTCCACACGGCCGGTGCAGCACTGCGCGCCCTCGACCAGGGCCACGACACGGTCGGCGTCATCAACGGCACGACCTCCGGCGCACGGAGCTGGGCGAACGGGTTCATCAGCGCCTACGAGGGCAACGGCGGCACCATCGCCGAGCAGGTCGAGGTGGCCCAGGGCGAATCGAACTACCAGTCCGCGCTCGAACGGCTGTTCCAGGCCGACTTCAGCGCGTTCGCGGTGAGCCTCCCGCTCGAGGACGCCATCACGCTCCTGAGCGACTGGTCCGACGGCGGCTACGGCCGCCAGCCCATCCTCTCGGACCCGCTGGCCCAGAACGACCTCCCTGACCAGGTCGGGAGCGCGCTGAACGGTGCGTGGGCAGCCAGCCCCGGCGAATCTGGCCCGAACTACGGTGCCTTCGAGAGCGCTTACAACAGCGGCGAGGGCAACGCCGAGATCAACGCCTGGACGCCGCCGGCGTGGGACGCCACCATGGTCACCGCGCTCGCCGTCGAGCGCGCCGGCGAGGCCACCGCGGAGGCCATCGAACAGAACATCGGGCCGGTGTCGCGTGGCCCCGGGACGGAGGTGGCGACCTTCGCCGAGGGGAAGGAGGCGCTCGACAACGGCGACGAGATCACGTACATGGGTGCGGCGACGCCGGTGACGTTCACCCAGTTCGGCAACGTCGTCGGCTCGGTCGTCATCAACGAGGTCCAGAACGGCCAGTTCACGCAGGTCGAGACCATCCCGGCGGACGACCTCCGGGAGTTCGTGCCGGAGGGCGAGTACTAA
- a CDS encoding branched-chain amino acid ABC transporter permease: MGLAQNLIFGLVTGSYIAIAAIGFTLIYGIVDMINFAYGEYITAGAFIGLLVAGSLPLPLPVAVLVAMVGGGIVSLLLAKVFFTPINHTGPIPMLLTSIGLGLILRNVIRLLAGRSARYYDTQTTTWQFQDVPALSVGSVDLLGSFFVTSQQLVVVGCAIGVFLVLHGLLTRTDVGIAMRAMSDDEALARVRGIDTQLIRNSVWVLAGMLAGLSGVLLGIQTNVSVTTGFSQILMVLSAAILGGAGSPYGAIAGAYVIGVVLALSTAFLPSGMTGISSAVAFMILVVVLLVKPSGIAGKEVREA; the protein is encoded by the coding sequence ATGGGACTCGCACAGAACCTCATCTTCGGGCTGGTTACGGGCTCGTACATCGCCATCGCGGCCATCGGGTTCACGCTCATCTACGGCATCGTGGACATGATCAACTTCGCGTACGGCGAGTACATCACGGCCGGGGCGTTCATCGGCCTGCTCGTGGCCGGGTCGCTCCCGCTGCCACTGCCGGTGGCCGTGCTCGTCGCGATGGTCGGCGGCGGTATCGTCAGCCTGCTGCTCGCGAAGGTGTTCTTCACGCCCATCAACCACACCGGCCCGATTCCGATGCTGCTGACGTCCATCGGACTCGGACTCATCCTCCGCAACGTGATCCGGCTTCTCGCGGGGCGGAGCGCCCGGTACTACGACACGCAGACGACGACGTGGCAGTTCCAGGACGTCCCGGCGCTGAGTGTCGGATCCGTCGACCTGCTCGGGAGCTTCTTCGTGACCTCCCAGCAACTCGTCGTCGTCGGCTGTGCAATCGGTGTGTTCCTCGTCCTGCACGGGCTGTTGACCCGGACGGACGTGGGCATCGCCATGCGTGCGATGAGCGACGACGAGGCGCTCGCTCGCGTCCGGGGCATCGACACCCAGCTCATCCGCAACAGCGTCTGGGTGCTCGCCGGCATGCTCGCCGGACTGTCGGGGGTGCTCCTCGGTATCCAGACGAACGTGAGCGTCACGACGGGGTTCAGTCAGATACTCATGGTACTGTCGGCCGCCATCCTCGGCGGGGCCGGGAGCCCGTACGGGGCAATCGCCGGCGCGTACGTCATCGGCGTCGTGCTGGCGCTCTCGACGGCGTTCCTCCCCTCGGGGATGACGGGCATCTCGTCCGCGGTCGCGTTCATGATACTCGTCGTCGTCCTGCTCGTCAAGCCGAGCGGTATCGCCGGCAAGGAGGTGCGTGAGGCATGA
- a CDS encoding branched-chain amino acid ABC transporter permease: MSVRDSLPDRDSDLALVIGTVAVVLGLVIAFSPVTATIPGDLYVFFEVGILFVIYGILVLGLDLQYGHTGLVNFGHVVFFAAGAYTMAMLSAVDSFEGIALGLPWPVGLVAGVLVAAALGAFVGATSLRLRGDFLAIVTLATAEIFHTLFINFTDIFGGTTGIFGIPTPLGDLAGSRDVTLVATLLVFGGLTALTFAIVARLTEAPYGRVLRAIRADELVARSVGKSTFRYKMQSFVYGAALAGFAGALFAMYNGAISPDFFELQVTVTVWIGMLLGGASNHRAVLGGLGIIMGLRLFSRFAQDAAPVSAGEFASIRLIVVGLILVLVIRYRPAGIWGDERDLEVDS; this comes from the coding sequence ATGAGCGTACGCGACTCGCTCCCGGACCGCGACTCGGACCTCGCGCTGGTGATCGGCACTGTCGCCGTCGTACTGGGGCTCGTCATCGCGTTCTCGCCGGTGACGGCGACGATTCCGGGCGACCTCTACGTGTTCTTCGAGGTCGGCATCCTGTTCGTCATCTACGGCATCCTCGTGCTGGGGCTCGACCTCCAGTACGGGCACACCGGCCTCGTGAACTTCGGGCACGTCGTGTTCTTCGCGGCCGGCGCGTACACGATGGCGATGCTCTCGGCCGTGGATTCCTTCGAGGGTATCGCGCTCGGGCTCCCGTGGCCGGTCGGCCTCGTCGCCGGCGTCCTCGTGGCGGCGGCCCTCGGTGCGTTCGTCGGTGCCACGTCGCTGCGCCTGCGCGGGGACTTCCTCGCCATCGTGACGCTCGCAACCGCCGAGATATTCCACACGCTGTTCATCAACTTCACGGACATCTTCGGCGGGACGACCGGCATCTTCGGCATCCCGACGCCACTCGGCGACCTCGCCGGCAGTCGCGACGTGACGCTGGTGGCGACGCTGCTGGTGTTCGGTGGGCTCACCGCGCTGACGTTCGCCATCGTCGCGCGGCTCACGGAAGCCCCCTACGGCCGCGTGTTGCGCGCCATCCGGGCCGACGAACTGGTGGCGCGGTCGGTCGGCAAGTCCACCTTCCGCTACAAGATGCAGTCGTTCGTCTACGGGGCCGCACTCGCCGGCTTCGCGGGTGCCCTCTTCGCGATGTACAACGGCGCCATCTCGCCTGACTTCTTCGAGTTGCAGGTGACGGTGACCGTCTGGATCGGCATGCTGCTCGGCGGCGCGTCGAACCACCGCGCGGTGCTCGGTGGCCTCGGCATCATCATGGGGCTCCGGCTGTTCTCGCGGTTCGCACAGGACGCCGCACCCGTCTCCGCCGGCGAGTTCGCGTCCATCCGGCTCATCGTCGTCGGCCTCATCCTCGTGCTCGTCATCAGGTACCGGCCCGCCGGTATCTGGGGCGACGAGCGCGACCTGGAGGTGGATTCGTGA
- a CDS encoding ABC transporter ATP-binding protein, whose translation MTLLDVDGLGKQFGGLVAIDDLSVSFDEGELVGVMGPNGAGKSTFFNCVSGVVEPDDGSVVFDGEDVTGADTAVLAREGLVRTFQHTRQLDTMTVRENVRLAAPGQPGEQTVSALLRTDGMQETEAAVAERADELIETFELTRLADEYASSLSGGQRKLLELARVLMLEPDLLLLDEPFAGVNPTLTNEIAAHIRDLNDDGMTVVVIEHELETLTELVDRLVVLQQGSLLVEGDPETVLNDERVIDAYLGS comes from the coding sequence GTGACGCTGCTCGACGTCGACGGCCTCGGCAAGCAGTTCGGCGGCCTCGTCGCCATCGACGACCTCTCGGTCTCGTTCGACGAGGGCGAGCTGGTCGGGGTGATGGGCCCCAACGGGGCCGGCAAGTCGACGTTCTTCAACTGCGTGAGCGGCGTCGTCGAACCCGACGACGGGTCGGTCGTCTTCGACGGCGAGGACGTCACCGGCGCGGACACCGCCGTACTCGCACGCGAGGGGCTGGTCCGGACGTTCCAGCACACCCGCCAGCTCGACACGATGACCGTCCGGGAGAACGTCAGGCTCGCCGCACCCGGCCAGCCCGGCGAACAGACGGTTTCGGCGCTGCTCCGCACCGACGGCATGCAGGAGACCGAGGCCGCGGTGGCCGAGCGCGCCGACGAACTCATCGAGACGTTCGAACTCACCCGGCTCGCCGACGAGTACGCGAGCAGCCTCTCGGGCGGCCAGCGCAAACTGCTCGAACTCGCACGCGTGCTCATGCTGGAGCCCGACCTGCTCCTGCTCGACGAGCCGTTCGCGGGGGTGAACCCCACGCTCACGAACGAGATCGCGGCCCACATCCGCGACCTGAACGACGACGGGATGACCGTGGTCGTCATCGAGCACGAACTCGAGACGCTGACCGAGCTCGTCGACCGGCTGGTCGTGCTCCAGCAGGGCAGCCTGCTCGTCGAGGGCGACCCCGAGACCGTACTGAACGACGAGCGCGTTATCGACGCCTACCTGGGTAGCTGA
- a CDS encoding ABC transporter ATP-binding protein, with product MNDATTLDDTPDDTRSTRGDHLLEVTDLDAGYGDLQVLTDVDLHVDEGEYVTIVGPNGAGKSTAMKSIFGLADRMGGSITFGGTDITDYPPEEVITVGMSYVPQTENVFPSLTVGENLRIGAYILDDVPEERRQAVFDRFPVLEERIDQDAGTLSGGQQQMLAMGCALMLDPDLLLLDEPSAGLAPDLVDVMFDRIDEVNDAGTSILMVEQNAKEALRRCDRGYVLAQGENRYEGPGDALLDDDEVRRQFLGG from the coding sequence ATGAACGACGCAACGACACTCGACGACACGCCGGACGACACCCGCAGCACGCGGGGAGACCACCTGCTCGAGGTCACGGACCTCGATGCGGGCTACGGCGACCTCCAGGTGCTCACCGACGTCGACCTGCACGTCGACGAGGGCGAGTACGTCACCATCGTCGGCCCGAACGGGGCCGGGAAATCGACGGCCATGAAGTCGATCTTCGGTCTCGCGGACCGGATGGGCGGCAGTATCACGTTCGGCGGCACGGACATCACCGACTACCCGCCGGAGGAGGTCATCACGGTCGGGATGAGCTACGTCCCCCAGACGGAGAACGTCTTCCCGTCGCTCACCGTCGGGGAGAACCTCCGAATCGGGGCGTACATCCTCGACGACGTGCCCGAGGAGCGGCGGCAGGCGGTGTTCGACCGCTTCCCCGTCCTCGAAGAGCGCATCGACCAGGACGCCGGCACGCTCTCGGGCGGCCAGCAGCAGATGCTCGCCATGGGCTGTGCGCTCATGCTCGACCCGGACCTGCTGTTGCTCGACGAGCCCTCGGCCGGGCTCGCGCCCGACCTCGTCGACGTCATGTTCGACCGCATCGACGAGGTGAACGACGCCGGCACCTCCATCCTGATGGTCGAACAGAACGCGAAAGAGGCGCTCCGGCGCTGTGACCGTGGCTACGTCCTCGCACAGGGCGAGAACCGCTACGAGGGCCCGGGCGACGCACTTCTCGACGACGACGAGGTGCGCCGGCAGTTCCTCGGCGGCTAA
- a CDS encoding ornithine cyclodeaminase family protein, producing the protein MVLVLSDEEVASLIDLPSLAPVVEDALVSQGRGEVERPDRPHYDIGTGLDGPEPLGMGLAMPAYIHGEPHFATKLVGVNEGNADRGLPTIHAQVVLADARTGQPVSFMNGGRITNARTGCIGGLAARDLAPSGPVRVGVLGAGTQARWQTRAIAALCDVDSVKIYSPSDSREDCAADLRDHDIPAEAVDSAEAAVQDATVVVTATTSTEPVFPADTLAPGTLVVAVGAYTGEMQELESAVFDRAARVFADVPEEVAEIGDLLATDLTEDDLIPLSAVFEGDAGRESDDEILVVESVGTAVLDAATAADVYESATEAGIGTEQSF; encoded by the coding sequence ATGGTACTCGTACTCTCCGACGAGGAGGTCGCGTCGCTCATCGACCTCCCGTCGCTCGCGCCCGTGGTCGAGGACGCACTCGTGAGTCAGGGCCGTGGCGAGGTCGAGCGCCCGGACCGCCCGCACTACGATATCGGGACCGGCCTCGACGGGCCGGAGCCGCTGGGGATGGGCCTCGCCATGCCCGCGTACATCCACGGCGAGCCTCACTTCGCGACGAAGCTGGTCGGGGTCAACGAGGGCAACGCCGACCGTGGGCTGCCGACCATCCACGCGCAGGTCGTCCTCGCCGACGCGCGAACCGGCCAGCCCGTCTCGTTCATGAACGGCGGACGCATCACGAACGCCCGGACCGGCTGCATCGGCGGCCTGGCGGCGCGCGACCTCGCCCCGAGCGGCCCCGTCCGGGTCGGTGTGCTCGGCGCTGGCACGCAGGCGCGCTGGCAGACCCGCGCCATCGCAGCGCTGTGCGACGTCGACTCGGTCAAAATCTACTCGCCGAGCGACTCGCGCGAGGACTGCGCGGCCGACCTCCGCGACCACGACATCCCGGCCGAAGCCGTCGACTCGGCCGAGGCAGCGGTGCAGGACGCGACCGTCGTGGTGACGGCGACGACCAGCACGGAGCCCGTGTTCCCCGCAGACACGCTCGCGCCGGGCACGCTCGTCGTCGCGGTCGGCGCGTACACCGGGGAGATGCAGGAACTGGAGTCCGCGGTGTTCGACCGGGCCGCGCGCGTCTTCGCGGACGTGCCCGAGGAGGTCGCAGAGATCGGTGACCTGCTGGCGACCGACCTGACCGAAGACGACCTGATTCCGCTGTCGGCGGTGTTCGAGGGCGATGCTGGCCGAGAATCTGATGATGAGATTCTGGTGGTCGAGAGCGTCGGCACGGCGGTCCTCGACGCGGCAACCGCGGCAGACGTGTACGAGTCGGCGACCGAGGCTGGAATCGGGACGGAACAGTCGTTCTGA
- a CDS encoding class I SAM-dependent methyltransferase yields the protein MASDPLGTAMLDYQRGGLRGDCRYVDGTETADGHIHENYFTAVGEGDDDFSDRLLALDGPLLDVGCGAGKHALFLQAHGTEVVPFDVSPGAVAAARARGVADAHVADMFDMPYPATRFPNLLANGTQLGLGGSIAGIRALLCEFARVTTSDATAFVDEYDPAALDDPGEMLGYRPDPREGVAHRAFHFEYDRDGERLVGETLHFLLVSPDRLRDACVGTPWTVVKVDHRGVYYRARLAK from the coding sequence ATGGCCAGCGACCCACTGGGGACTGCCATGCTGGACTACCAGCGCGGCGGTCTCCGCGGCGACTGTCGGTACGTCGACGGGACCGAGACCGCCGACGGCCACATCCACGAGAACTACTTCACCGCGGTCGGCGAGGGCGACGACGACTTCTCCGACCGACTCCTCGCGCTGGACGGCCCACTGCTCGACGTGGGCTGCGGGGCTGGAAAGCACGCCCTGTTCCTGCAGGCGCATGGGACCGAGGTCGTCCCCTTCGACGTGAGCCCCGGTGCAGTCGCGGCGGCTCGCGCCCGGGGCGTCGCCGACGCCCACGTCGCGGACATGTTCGACATGCCCTACCCCGCGACCCGGTTCCCGAACCTGCTCGCGAACGGGACCCAGCTCGGCCTCGGCGGCTCCATCGCCGGAATCCGGGCATTGCTCTGTGAGTTCGCCCGCGTGACGACCAGCGACGCGACCGCCTTCGTCGACGAGTACGACCCTGCCGCGCTCGACGACCCCGGCGAGATGCTGGGATATCGCCCGGACCCCCGCGAGGGCGTCGCCCACCGCGCCTTCCACTTCGAGTACGACCGCGACGGGGAGCGCCTCGTCGGGGAGACGCTGCACTTCCTGCTCGTGTCTCCCGACCGGCTGCGCGACGCCTGCGTCGGCACGCCGTGGACAGTAGTCAAGGTGGACCACCGCGGGGTGTACTACCGGGCGCGGCTGGCGAAGTGA
- a CDS encoding MFS transporter yields MARIRGLASYDALVLTALIWFLAKFLRYAFPPLFGTFQSTYGVSNSVVGTAFTALMLAYAAMQFPSGLLADRVGGVRVVTAGAIVAAVASLALTISLPFGVLVAVMVLVGVGTGAHKTVAVRLLSRVYPARTGRALGVMDTFGAFGGVVAPAAVVWALAAGGADWHVVFLGGGVAGLVLAGLFQWRVPSRLPPEPESEDEDGGSSAYRNLFSDTWFLVFVAVTILFSFTYNGAVAFLPLYLEDAAGLSPATAGTLYSGLFLVSLVQVVTGDVSDRLGRLTVIGGTLALATAGLALVVAVPRSPLPVLAGAVIAFGLGSHGFRPVRGAYLVELIPDSVAGGGLGVVRTLLMGVGAVAPAVVGIVSDVASFQAAFAVLLVSLAAGLALVGVLAVGGARA; encoded by the coding sequence GTGGCCCGAATCCGCGGCCTCGCCAGCTACGACGCGCTCGTCCTGACGGCGCTCATCTGGTTCCTCGCGAAGTTCCTCCGGTACGCGTTCCCACCCCTGTTCGGGACGTTCCAGAGTACCTACGGTGTCTCGAATTCGGTCGTCGGGACGGCCTTCACGGCCCTGATGCTGGCCTACGCCGCGATGCAGTTCCCCTCGGGCCTGCTTGCGGACCGGGTCGGCGGCGTCCGCGTCGTGACTGCCGGGGCCATCGTCGCTGCGGTGGCGTCACTCGCGCTCACCATCTCGCTCCCGTTCGGTGTGCTCGTGGCGGTGATGGTGCTCGTCGGGGTCGGAACGGGCGCGCACAAGACGGTCGCGGTCCGGCTGCTCTCGCGGGTGTATCCCGCCAGAACGGGACGGGCACTGGGCGTGATGGACACGTTCGGAGCCTTCGGCGGCGTGGTCGCGCCCGCGGCCGTGGTCTGGGCGCTGGCTGCCGGGGGCGCGGACTGGCACGTCGTCTTCCTCGGTGGCGGGGTGGCGGGGCTGGTACTGGCGGGACTGTTCCAGTGGCGGGTACCGAGCCGACTGCCGCCGGAGCCCGAGTCCGAGGACGAAGACGGCGGTTCGAGCGCCTACCGCAACCTCTTCTCCGATACCTGGTTCCTCGTCTTCGTCGCCGTGACCATCCTGTTCTCGTTCACCTACAACGGCGCGGTCGCGTTCCTGCCCCTGTACCTCGAAGACGCCGCGGGACTGTCGCCCGCGACCGCCGGAACGCTCTACTCGGGGCTGTTTCTCGTGAGCCTCGTGCAGGTCGTCACCGGCGACGTGAGCGACCGCCTCGGCCGGCTGACGGTCATCGGCGGGACGCTGGCGCTGGCGACGGCGGGGCTGGCGCTGGTCGTCGCGGTCCCCCGGAGTCCGCTGCCGGTGCTCGCGGGCGCAGTCATCGCCTTCGGGCTCGGGAGCCACGGCTTCCGCCCAGTGCGAGGAGCGTACCTCGTCGAGTTGATTCCGGATTCCGTGGCCGGCGGGGGCCTCGGGGTGGTCCGAACCCTCCTCATGGGCGTCGGGGCGGTCGCACCCGCGGTCGTCGGTATCGTCTCCGACGTCGCGAGCTTCCAGGCCGCGTTCGCCGTCCTGCTGGTGTCGCTGGCAGCGGGACTGGCGCTGGTCGGGGTGCTGGCGGTCGGTGGGGCTCGGGCCTGA